One window of Microcoleus vaginatus PCC 9802 genomic DNA carries:
- a CDS encoding glucokinase produces the protein MALLLAGDIGGTKTILRLVERTVNGEMNPLYEFRYPSGEFPDLVPMVQQFLREAATKLDLAPLPEKACFAIAGPVVNNTAKLTNLPWMLDAKRLEQELGISHVSLINDFVAVGYGVWALDDRDLHTLQVGKPRQYDPIAVIGAGTGLGNCFGIPEANGIRVFSSEGGHGDFAPRSELEFQLLKYLLAKHDISRISIERVVSGQGIVSIYQFLRDRKFAPESPEIGEVIKKWESEIGKTEKSVDPGATIAQAALKKCDRLSEQTMQMFVEAYGAVAGNLALTLLPYGGLYVAGGIAAKILPLIQEGGFMRAFTHKGRMDSLLEMMPVRLVLNPNVGLIGAAVCAAGL, from the coding sequence ATGGCATTATTATTAGCGGGCGATATTGGCGGAACTAAAACAATTTTGCGCTTAGTGGAAAGGACTGTTAACGGTGAAATGAATCCTCTTTACGAGTTTCGCTATCCGAGCGGGGAGTTTCCCGATTTAGTGCCGATGGTGCAGCAGTTTTTGAGGGAAGCTGCTACGAAATTGGATTTGGCGCCATTGCCTGAAAAAGCTTGTTTTGCGATCGCAGGCCCGGTGGTTAACAACACTGCAAAACTGACTAATTTACCTTGGATGTTGGATGCGAAGCGTCTGGAACAGGAATTAGGAATATCACACGTTAGTTTAATTAATGATTTTGTGGCGGTTGGCTACGGCGTGTGGGCTTTGGACGATCGAGATTTGCACACTTTGCAAGTTGGCAAACCCCGCCAATACGACCCAATTGCTGTGATTGGTGCGGGTACTGGTTTGGGAAATTGTTTTGGAATTCCCGAGGCAAATGGCATCAGGGTTTTTTCTTCGGAAGGGGGACACGGTGACTTTGCTCCTCGTTCGGAGTTGGAGTTTCAATTGCTGAAATATTTGTTAGCCAAACACGACATTTCCCGAATATCGATCGAGCGTGTAGTTTCGGGACAAGGGATTGTTTCAATTTACCAGTTTTTGCGGGACAGAAAGTTTGCTCCTGAATCGCCGGAGATAGGGGAAGTTATCAAAAAATGGGAGTCAGAAATCGGTAAAACCGAGAAGAGTGTTGATCCGGGGGCGACAATTGCACAGGCGGCACTCAAAAAGTGCGATCGGCTTTCGGAACAAACAATGCAAATGTTTGTAGAAGCTTACGGTGCAGTGGCCGGAAATTTGGCTCTGACACTGTTACCTTACGGCGGTTTGTACGTAGCCGGCGGCATCGCTGCTAAAATTTTGCCGCTGATTCAAGAAGGGGGTTTTATGCGAGCGTTTACGCACAAAGGCCGGATGGATTCGCTGTTAGAAATGATGCCAGTTCGTCTTGTTTTGAATCCCAATGTAGGGTTAATTGGAGCGGCTGTTTGTGCGGCCGGTCTTTAG
- a CDS encoding EVE domain-containing protein, translating into MNYWLMKSEPNVYSIGDLKHDRTSIWDGVRNYQARNFMREMSRGDLVFFYHSNTKIPGIVGLVRVVETGVADPTQFDRNSEYYDAKSQFDAPRWQTVRVEFVEEFAKLISLDELKKNFSADEILLVRKGNRLSVMPVSESAAQKILKMR; encoded by the coding sequence ATGAATTATTGGCTAATGAAGTCGGAACCGAATGTTTATAGTATTGGGGATTTGAAGCACGATCGCACTTCCATTTGGGATGGCGTTCGCAACTATCAAGCGCGCAATTTTATGCGAGAAATGAGTCGGGGAGATTTAGTATTTTTTTACCATTCTAATACTAAAATACCGGGAATTGTCGGCTTAGTGCGCGTCGTAGAAACTGGGGTTGCTGACCCTACTCAGTTCGATAGGAATAGCGAATATTATGATGCTAAATCGCAGTTTGATGCTCCTCGCTGGCAAACTGTGAGAGTTGAGTTTGTTGAGGAGTTTGCTAAGTTAATATCTTTGGATGAACTGAAAAAAAACTTTAGCGCTGATGAGATTTTGCTGGTGAGAAAAGGCAATCGGTTATCGGTGATGCCGGTGTCGGAAAGTGCAGCCCAGAAGATTTTGAAGATGAGATAA
- a CDS encoding glycogen debranching protein — protein MVMAFGREICCNLDSAESREWLVTNGIGGYASGTIANLLTRRYHGLLVAALQPPLGRTLMLAKLDETAVYHDRPYPLYTNRWADAAIEPHGYNYIESFHLEGTTPVWRFALADAILEKRIWMQQGANTTYIQYRLHRASQPIALAVKALVNYRDYHHTTSACDWHMSLQTLERGVCVTAFPKATPLYLLTDATPEATFQVSAPLYNWYYGFDLAAEKRRGLDYCEDHLHAATFHMTIAPGSSLTLIASTEKNPELNGGTALEWRHTYDQQLLHNWSKVSECPDWINTLVLAADQFIVSRPLPEEPEGKTIIAGYPWFSDWGRDTTIALPGLTICTGRWEIARSILRTFARYVDRGMLPNRFPDAGGEPEYNTADATLWYFEAIRAYIDATGDDELLTELWPVLCEIVDWHLQGTRYNIRVDPDDGLVYAGETGVQLTWMDAKIGDWVVTPRIGKPIELSALWYNAIQAMASFARKLGKPHNEYQQLGDRTAAGFPRFWNASSGYCYDVLDGPDGHDASLRPNQIFAVSLPLDSIPPHSANSLSAGMRQETRYTPLLTPIQQRGVVDACAQQLLTSVGLRSLSPQHPQYRGAYGGDQLQRDSAYHQGTVWGWLIGPFVLAHLHVYKNPGQAREFLEPMAHHIRGGGVGSLGEIFEGDAPHSPRGCTAQAWTVAEVLRAWLAINTVGV, from the coding sequence ATGGTTATGGCTTTTGGACGGGAAATCTGCTGCAATCTCGACTCGGCGGAGTCTCGGGAGTGGTTGGTCACAAACGGGATCGGCGGTTACGCTAGCGGGACGATCGCAAATCTACTCACCCGCCGCTATCACGGCTTGCTGGTAGCTGCCCTCCAACCCCCCCTGGGACGCACTTTGATGCTCGCCAAGCTGGACGAGACGGCTGTGTATCACGATCGCCCCTATCCGCTTTATACAAACCGCTGGGCCGACGCGGCGATCGAACCCCACGGCTACAACTACATCGAAAGCTTTCACCTCGAAGGCACGACGCCTGTTTGGAGGTTTGCTCTCGCCGACGCTATCCTGGAAAAGCGGATTTGGATGCAGCAAGGTGCTAACACAACATATATTCAATACCGCTTGCACCGCGCCTCACAACCGATCGCCCTCGCTGTCAAAGCCCTAGTCAACTACCGCGACTACCACCACACGACGAGCGCCTGTGACTGGCACATGAGCCTACAAACCTTGGAACGCGGGGTTTGTGTGACTGCATTTCCCAAGGCGACGCCGCTGTACCTGCTGACAGATGCCACACCAGAAGCTACATTCCAAGTCTCTGCGCCCTTATACAATTGGTACTACGGATTTGACTTGGCAGCAGAAAAGCGGCGCGGATTGGATTACTGCGAGGATCACTTGCACGCGGCGACTTTTCACATGACGATCGCACCGGGAAGTTCTCTCACATTGATAGCCAGCACGGAGAAAAATCCCGAACTCAACGGCGGTACAGCTTTAGAATGGCGCCACACTTATGACCAACAACTGCTGCACAACTGGTCAAAAGTGAGTGAATGTCCCGACTGGATCAATACCTTAGTGCTCGCCGCCGACCAATTTATCGTCAGCCGCCCCCTACCGGAGGAACCCGAAGGCAAAACGATCATCGCCGGATATCCCTGGTTCAGCGACTGGGGGCGCGATACGACGATCGCCCTACCCGGCCTCACAATCTGTACCGGGCGATGGGAAATTGCGCGATCGATTTTGCGGACATTTGCGCGGTATGTCGATCGGGGAATGCTGCCGAACCGCTTCCCGGATGCGGGCGGCGAACCGGAATACAACACCGCAGACGCCACGCTGTGGTACTTTGAGGCCATCCGCGCTTATATCGATGCCACGGGAGACGACGAACTTTTGACCGAACTCTGGCCGGTGTTATGTGAGATTGTTGACTGGCACTTGCAGGGTACTCGGTATAACATCCGCGTCGATCCCGATGACGGTTTAGTCTACGCGGGCGAAACCGGCGTGCAACTGACTTGGATGGACGCGAAAATCGGCGATTGGGTGGTGACGCCTCGGATTGGTAAGCCGATCGAACTCAGCGCGCTTTGGTACAATGCTATACAAGCTATGGCAAGTTTTGCTCGAAAACTGGGCAAGCCTCACAATGAATACCAGCAATTGGGCGATCGAACAGCCGCCGGATTTCCTCGCTTCTGGAACGCCTCAAGCGGTTACTGTTACGACGTTCTCGACGGTCCAGACGGACACGATGCCTCGCTGCGGCCCAACCAAATATTCGCCGTATCCTTGCCCCTAGACTCGATTCCTCCTCACTCCGCCAACTCATTGTCCGCGGGGATGCGCCAGGAAACCCGCTATACGCCGTTACTGACGCCCATCCAGCAGCGTGGCGTGGTGGACGCCTGCGCTCAACAGCTTCTGACTTCTGTCGGCCTCCGCAGCCTCTCGCCGCAGCACCCGCAATATCGCGGCGCATACGGAGGCGACCAATTGCAGCGCGACAGCGCCTACCACCAAGGCACAGTTTGGGGCTGGCTGATTGGCCCGTTTGTCTTGGCGCACTTACACGTATACAAAAACCCAGGACAAGCTCGCGAATTCCTCGAACCGATGGCACATCATATAAGGGGCGGCGGAGTTGGCAGTCTGGGCGAAATTTTTGAGGGCGACGCCCCTCACTCGCCGCGAGGCTGCACGGCTCAAGCTTGGACTGTGGCTGAGGTGCTGCGGGCGTGGTTGGCAATTAATACTGTGGGTGTTTAA
- a CDS encoding SRPBCC family protein, protein MLVKTNALVEIAASPELVFDFVTSLSNLPKVFRGYGPIPAIIKAEMADGGEMREGGVRRIENSDSSVIDEEIITFKKPERQTYRLVRGFKFPVSLLIESGGGDWNFTATAKGTRIDWEFYFMLTSPVFYPLGLLLVQVFMQKAMQQCLDKIKEYLANPSE, encoded by the coding sequence ATGTTAGTTAAAACCAACGCATTAGTAGAAATCGCTGCATCGCCTGAATTAGTCTTTGATTTTGTTACATCCCTGTCTAATCTGCCAAAAGTCTTTCGCGGATATGGCCCAATTCCAGCAATTATTAAAGCTGAGATGGCAGATGGTGGAGAGATGCGTGAAGGCGGCGTGCGGCGGATAGAAAATTCCGACTCTTCGGTGATTGATGAAGAAATCATTACTTTCAAAAAGCCAGAAAGACAAACCTACCGACTGGTTAGAGGGTTTAAGTTTCCGGTTTCTCTACTCATTGAGTCTGGTGGCGGAGATTGGAATTTCACTGCTACAGCAAAGGGAACTCGGATTGATTGGGAGTTTTATTTTATGCTGACTTCTCCGGTATTCTATCCGCTTGGGTTGTTGCTAGTCCAGGTTTTTATGCAAAAAGCTATGCAGCAGTGTTTAGATAAAATTAAAGAATATTTGGCTAACCCAAGCGAATAG
- a CDS encoding transposase, which translates to MPLKLREAQLKVAYRNLPHWELEGAVYFITFNTWEKLELTPAARQVVLNACKFFDRQRYQIFCLVVMPDHVHMLMQPLAKSDNKFWSLSSILHSMKSYSSKQIPKVMKHIGTVWQDERHDHIVRDEREFQVFWEYIRQNPVKAGLSVTPEEYPFFWQIYEV; encoded by the coding sequence CTGCCGCTTAAACTCAGAGAGGCTCAATTAAAAGTTGCTTACAGAAATTTACCTCATTGGGAGTTAGAAGGAGCGGTCTATTTCATCACTTTTAATACTTGGGAGAAGCTTGAATTAACTCCGGCAGCCAGACAAGTTGTCCTAAATGCTTGCAAGTTTTTTGATAGGCAAAGGTATCAAATCTTCTGCTTAGTTGTAATGCCCGATCATGTGCATATGCTAATGCAGCCTTTAGCAAAGTCGGATAATAAATTCTGGTCGCTCAGCAGCATTCTGCACAGTATGAAAAGCTACAGTTCTAAACAAATTCCCAAGGTGATGAAGCATATTGGTACTGTATGGCAGGATGAGCGACATGACCACATTGTCAGAGATGAACGAGAATTTCAGGTTTTTTGGGAATATATTAGGCAAAATCCTGTCAAAGCTGGTCTTTCAGTGACTCCAGAGGAATATCCTTTTTTCTGGCAAATATATGAAGTTTAG